A single genomic interval of Labrus bergylta chromosome 18, fLabBer1.1, whole genome shotgun sequence harbors:
- the pth2 gene encoding tuberoinfundibular peptide of 39 residues, translating to MAELPSFPRMSTLLLCILGMTMMTSGFPHTRLHFRSTDDSEEPKRDDWDILFPSISLRDWSIQMMSSLGAAANSKERLMREAWLFGPEEAEASDKRAWPAEWSSPGGGVVKRNMVVADDAAFREKSKLLTSMERQKWLNSYMQKLLVVNSS from the exons ATGGCTGAGCTGCCTTCTTTTCCACGGATGTCCACACTGTTGCTTTGCATTCTGGGTATGACCATGATGACATCTGGCTTCCCTCACACTCGGCTCCATTTCAG AAGTACAGATGATTCAGAGGAGCCTAAACGAGACGACTGGGACATCCTCttcccctccatctctctccgcGATTGGAGCATTCAGATGATGTCCAGCCTCGGAGCGGCAGCCAATAGCAAAGAAAGATTGATGAGGGAGGCGTGGCTTTTTGGCCCAGAAGAAGCAGAGGCCAG CGACAAGAGGGCGTGGCCTGCTGAGTGGTCGTCTCCCGGCGGCGGCGTGGTGAAGAGGAACATGGTGGTGGCCGACGATGCTGCGTTCAGGGAGAAGAGTAAACTCCTCACCTCCATGGAGAGACAGAAGTGGCTCAACTCGTACATGCAGAAACTGCTGGTGGTCAACTCTTCGTGA
- the tedc1 gene encoding tubulin epsilon and delta complex protein 1 has product MQRSKAAVSVEVKQVIGALCRLLADTGLDSVPAPETFRRAKFGGGPEVEDQFWQLLAHFLQTAGLVSCESCTQLGGEQKKLVAAGLWQTGYHADWMFEREEGGGGEGGRCSSRELLLALGWLLAAGTLEKLVTQRVQKLDKTLCTSTHVCTEFSKDLQIDSASLRKLQWLIGSLRHQGRILLSMQEERTRLLHAVFLSSLSSSPSSSDQISAVLNEDCVCMRLLCDLLESYLNWKQVEKVFWTWMDSVVDCHLTDPVVVEKPKHTAKGRSRVFHNGNRGLMKMDDMLLGLPTGQNEQRRRRGDTEDGGEEGGERSPSGSDSSSLSGLLASSPSLPTLPQVYRARFQTAGPGKHGSRPAEGACVGAEAPDELAASRAARLLRQTEALLLERRDTQRLTNRMQLQETVSRQDELVLIPP; this is encoded by the exons ATGCAGCGGAGTAAAGCCGCTGTTAGTGTGGAGGTGAAGCAGGTGATCGGAGCTCTCTGTAGGCTGTTAGCGGACACCGGCCTGGACTCTGTCCCCGCACCGGAGACCTTCAGGCGGGCGAAATTTGGTGGAGGACCCGAGGTG GAGGATCAGTTTTGGCAACTTCTCGCTCACTTCCTTCAGACAGCTGGACTTGTTTCCTGTGAATCTTGTACACAGCTGGGAGGAG AGCAAAAGAAGCTGGTGGCTGCTGGTCTCTGGCAGACTGGTTACCATGCTGACTGGATGTttgagagggaggaaggaggcgGAGGTGAGGGAGGGCGATGCTCCAGCAGAGAGCTCCTCCTGGCTCTGGGTTGGCTGCTCGCTGCAGGAACTCTGGAGAAACTAGTGACCCAGAGGGTACAGAAACTAGATAAAACACTATGCACATCTACACAT GTGTGCACTGAGTTTTCCAAAGACCTCCAGATAGACTCAGCATCTCTCAGAAAGCTTCAGTGGCTCATTGGCTCGCTGAGACATCAGGGCCGGATTCTGCTGTCCATGCAAGAAGAGCGAACACGCTTGCTTCATGCT GTTTTTCTTTccagcctctcctcctctccatcgtCCTCTGATCAAATCTCAGCAGTACTAAATGAG gactgtgtgtgtatgcggcTGCTCTGTGACCTCCTCGAATCATACCTGAACTGGAAACAGGTGGAAAAGGTCTTCTGGACCTGGATG gACAGTGTGGTGGACTGCCATCTGACAGATCCGGTTGTAGTGGAGAAGCCCAAACACACAGCCAAAGGAAGGTCAAGAGTGTTTCACAACGGTAACCGAGGGCTCATGAAAATGGACGACATGCTCCTTGGACTGCCTACAGGACAG aatgaacagaGGAGACGCAGAGGTGatacagaggatggaggagaagaaggaggagagagatcgCCGTCTGGATCTGACTCCTCCTCCCTTTCTGGTCTTCTcgcctcctccccctccctgccGACACTTCCTCAGGTGTACCGAGCCAGATTTCAGACTGCAGGTCCAGGTAAACACGGCAGCcgaccagcagagggagcctGCGTTGGTGCAGAAGCTCCAGACGAGCTCGCAGCGTCTCGGGCCGCTCGGCTGCTCCGTCAGACGGAGGCTCTGCTGCTGGAGAGGAGGGACACACAGAGACTGACCAACAGGATGCAGCTGCAGGAGACGGTCAGCAGGCAGGACGAGCTCGTGTTGATACCCCCGTGA
- the dnal1 gene encoding dynein axonemal light chain 1, which translates to MAKATTVKEALAKWGEKSGEQASEATAIKLYGQIPPIEKMDASLSTLTNCEKLSLSTNCIEKITNLNGLKNLKILSLGRNNIKALTGLEAVGETLEELWISYNVIEKLKGIHSMKKLKVLYISNNLVKDWGEFVRLADLPCLADLVFVGNPLEEKYSAEGTWMDEASKRLPKLRKLDGTPVIKEEEEEEGES; encoded by the exons ATG GCCAAAGCAACGACTGTGAAAGAGGCTCTGGCCAAATGG ggcgAGAAGTCAGGGGAACAAGCGAGCGAGGCTACAGCCATTAAACTGTACGGTCAGATTCCTCCGATAGAGAAGATGGATGCTTCTCTCTCCACACTCACCAACTGCGA AAAGCTGTCTCTGTCCACAAACTGCATCGAGAAAATAACCAATCTCAACGGCCTGA AGAACTTGAAGATTTTGTCTTTAGGAAGGAATAATATCAAGGCTCTTACTGGGCTG GAGGCTGTAGGGGAAACATTAGAAGAGTTGTGGATCTCCTATAACGTGATTGAGAAGCTGAAGGGAATCCACAGCATGAAGAAACTCAAAGTCCTCTACATTTCCAACAACCTGGTCAAAGACTGGG gAGAGTTCGTGAGGCTAGCTGACTTGCCGTGCCTCGCAGACCTGGTGTTTGTTGGAAATCCTCTGGAGGAGAAATACTCAGCTGAAGGAACCTGGATGGATGAAGCCTCTAAAAGACTCCCAAAACTGAGGAAACTAGATG GAACCCCGGTcatcaaagaagaagaggaagaagaaggagaaagttGA